In Candidatus Hydrogenedentota bacterium, a single window of DNA contains:
- a CDS encoding AAA family ATPase: MATSDNAILGMIGNVGEGAPGMDEKLMLMNQFRALAPRKAEMLDRYMLDRLHNLGGTVTELHATLGELTGSLDELKREALAPPWHPAVFLGHVDTCEGVRAVVGCGSSRRVVAVAQHVDLTPRDVGKEVFLGHEMNVVLDVSPLGLPPVGELAFFARAIDDARLVARYRDEEVVLRRAGSLLDEALEPGDSLRWDSKNWLAYERLERKEHQSLFLKEAPAVERHQIGGMNAILDRIRFLILGRYEKPSVAAKYGVETGDSLLFWGPPGCGKTTTARFVASECTRTLGRPFKFAHIQPSDYLSKYVGETEQNIRRLIDMLRREKDWVVFFDDCESMGRIRGDSFNKWRDDVTDCWLKGFDGFDGPLPGFFIFATNRKDMLDSAMLQRMSTGGQIFMPPPDMEAGRAIFGVHMPESCPYAANGQGQTAAREDVIDLAVSRMYSPNGDNAICKARFADGRTRTIHARELSSGRVFAQICRSARHSACRREMETDATGITAEDIENAVAEALDQLRTTVTAHNIRSYVPDLPQDVQIVSVEPVVPRVVRPRQYLNVA, from the coding sequence ATGGCCACTTCAGATAACGCAATTCTCGGAATGATCGGGAACGTCGGCGAAGGGGCGCCCGGCATGGACGAGAAACTCATGCTGATGAATCAGTTCCGTGCGCTGGCGCCGCGCAAGGCGGAAATGCTCGACCGTTACATGCTGGACCGGCTCCACAACTTGGGCGGGACCGTGACGGAGCTGCATGCCACGCTCGGAGAGTTGACGGGGAGCCTCGACGAACTGAAGCGCGAAGCCCTCGCGCCGCCGTGGCACCCCGCCGTCTTTCTGGGGCACGTGGACACCTGCGAGGGCGTCCGTGCCGTCGTCGGATGCGGTTCGTCCCGGCGGGTCGTGGCGGTTGCCCAGCACGTCGATCTGACTCCGCGGGACGTCGGTAAGGAAGTCTTTCTCGGCCATGAAATGAACGTGGTGCTGGATGTCTCCCCGCTGGGTTTGCCCCCGGTCGGCGAGCTCGCGTTCTTCGCGCGCGCCATCGATGACGCGCGCCTTGTCGCGCGCTATCGCGACGAGGAAGTTGTCCTGCGGCGCGCCGGCTCGCTGCTCGATGAGGCGCTGGAACCGGGCGATTCCCTGCGCTGGGACAGCAAGAACTGGCTGGCCTACGAGCGGCTCGAGCGCAAGGAACACCAGAGCCTCTTCCTGAAGGAGGCGCCGGCGGTCGAGCGGCATCAGATCGGCGGAATGAACGCCATTCTCGACAGGATCCGCTTCCTGATACTGGGCCGCTACGAGAAGCCCTCGGTTGCAGCCAAGTACGGCGTGGAAACGGGCGATTCGCTGCTGTTTTGGGGCCCCCCGGGCTGCGGCAAGACGACCACTGCGCGTTTCGTGGCCAGTGAGTGCACCCGCACGCTTGGGCGCCCGTTCAAGTTCGCGCACATTCAGCCCAGCGACTATCTGAGCAAGTATGTCGGCGAGACCGAGCAGAACATCCGTCGCCTCATTGACATGTTGCGGCGCGAGAAAGACTGGGTCGTGTTCTTCGACGACTGCGAGAGCATGGGACGCATCCGGGGCGACAGCTTCAACAAATGGCGCGACGATGTCACGGACTGCTGGCTGAAAGGGTTCGACGGATTCGACGGGCCGTTGCCGGGCTTCTTCATCTTCGCGACCAACCGCAAGGACATGCTCGATTCCGCGATGCTGCAGCGGATGTCGACCGGCGGTCAGATCTTCATGCCGCCGCCGGACATGGAAGCCGGCCGCGCCATATTCGGCGTGCACATGCCCGAATCCTGCCCCTACGCCGCGAATGGGCAGGGGCAGACCGCGGCGCGCGAAGACGTGATCGACCTCGCTGTCTCAAGGATGTACAGTCCGAACGGAGACAACGCCATCTGCAAGGCGCGTTTTGCCGACGGCCGCACCCGCACCATTCATGCGCGCGAGCTCTCGAGCGGCCGCGTCTTCGCGCAGATTTGCCGCTCCGCGCGCCACAGCGCATGCCGCCGCGAAATGGAGACCGATGCGACCGGGATTACCGCCGAGGACATCGAGAACGCCGTGGCCGAAGCACTGGATCAACTGCGCACGACGGTCACCGCGCACAACATCCGGTCGTACGTGCCCGACCTGCCGCAGGACGTCCAGATCGTAAGCGTCGAGCCGGTCGTGCCGCGCGTGGTGCGACCCCGGCAGTACCTGAACGTCGCATGA
- a CDS encoding ThiF family adenylyltransferase, translating to MAEHLNIGPNAPLGVAGCGNTGSAFVSLIPGLPGTGHVYIADFDAYEQKNLVSQRMLPEDVGQPKAITQARWLAKFAKRQVTAFVGRFEDLPWGLMRGGILVSCVDSRGARLNLNRMAWRLGIPLVDVAVDGPDLLARVNVYVPGDGAPCAECAWYDAHYRSLLVEYHCDGTAAIAATNSPSALGSLAAALQAIEVGKLLGDRLEESAANRQVLVDARRHDCTVTRFTRNPECRFDHQHWDIRPLDADPAALTLEDVFACAAIGGPVSAQTALTMEPQRFTRGMTCTNGCGRADAPLQLVSRLSARETTCPGCGKRRVAAGFDRETALPLAALSAAEKRSTLAQLGLRPGDVFTLEAPDSEAVHLQLTCGDFLPNTGERTRE from the coding sequence GTGGCTGAGCATTTGAACATCGGCCCGAATGCGCCGCTCGGCGTGGCCGGTTGCGGCAACACCGGCTCGGCTTTCGTTTCCTTGATTCCCGGCCTGCCGGGAACCGGGCATGTGTATATCGCGGACTTCGACGCATACGAGCAAAAGAACCTCGTATCGCAGCGGATGCTGCCGGAGGACGTCGGGCAGCCGAAGGCCATAACGCAGGCCCGTTGGCTCGCGAAATTCGCAAAGCGCCAAGTGACGGCGTTTGTCGGGCGCTTCGAGGATTTGCCCTGGGGCCTGATGCGCGGCGGGATACTCGTCTCCTGCGTGGATTCGCGGGGCGCGCGCCTCAACTTGAACCGGATGGCGTGGCGCCTGGGCATCCCGCTCGTGGACGTAGCCGTGGACGGCCCGGATTTGCTGGCCCGGGTAAACGTTTACGTGCCCGGCGACGGCGCGCCATGCGCCGAGTGTGCGTGGTATGACGCACATTACAGGTCTTTACTAGTTGAATATCATTGTGATGGAACGGCCGCAATAGCGGCCACGAATTCGCCTTCCGCACTCGGCAGTCTGGCGGCGGCCCTTCAGGCGATCGAGGTGGGCAAACTGTTAGGGGACCGCTTGGAGGAGTCCGCCGCCAACCGCCAGGTTTTGGTCGATGCGCGCCGCCATGACTGCACGGTTACGCGCTTCACGCGCAATCCGGAGTGCCGCTTCGACCACCAGCACTGGGACATCCGGCCGCTCGATGCGGACCCCGCGGCCCTTACGTTGGAGGATGTATTCGCCTGTGCGGCCATCGGTGGCCCGGTTTCCGCGCAGACGGCCCTGACGATGGAGCCACAGCGGTTCACGCGCGGCATGACGTGTACCAACGGTTGCGGACGCGCGGATGCCCCGTTGCAGTTGGTGAGCCGGCTCAGCGCGCGCGAAACGACGTGCCCGGGCTGCGGCAAACGCCGCGTCGCCGCCGGCTTTGACCGTGAAACCGCGCTGCCCCTTGCGGCGCTCAGCGCCGCGGAGAAGCGCAGTACGCTGGCGCAGCTCGGCTTGCGTCCGGGCGACGTCTTTACCCTTGAGGCGCCCGATTCCGAAGCGGTGCATCTGCAATTGACGTGTGGCGACTTCTTGCCGAACACAGGAGAACGGACCCGTGAGTGA
- a CDS encoding Mov34/MPN/PAD-1 family protein gives MVTSEYRFTLELYTDDGAGLGTAAIEPDWGAAYEWARFDALRRGRLTPETFHGDGVVQPVWDEKIGQPHVSGMQVLLENVAEGDKAVAGAAEILPITYFRPLAEAASGQLVKKGLLQEGDTFHYRVSARQKNGEDAAGNRRILLREAGAPLAVHAGSLAAYLTRATVSGPDAADDIPVFFPTAVLDRIGALVRAAGPCETGGMLLGRLCRDEAASELFAEVTAQLPALHTEADSASLTFTGETWSAARDAIRLRGDTEILLGWYHSHPAKEWCKDCPPEKRRVCSLECFFSAADRQVHQTLFPHCYSIALVATDGQRGLRYDLYGWRRTQIVQRGYHTLANSHGAAAMPAPQEE, from the coding sequence ATGGTCACAAGCGAGTACAGGTTCACCTTGGAGCTGTACACGGACGACGGCGCCGGCCTCGGGACGGCGGCGATAGAACCGGACTGGGGGGCCGCGTATGAGTGGGCCCGGTTCGATGCGCTGCGCCGGGGCCGGCTCACGCCGGAGACTTTCCACGGCGACGGCGTGGTGCAGCCCGTGTGGGACGAGAAGATCGGCCAACCGCACGTCAGCGGCATGCAGGTGCTGCTCGAGAACGTCGCGGAGGGGGACAAGGCGGTAGCGGGAGCGGCGGAAATACTGCCCATCACGTATTTCCGGCCGCTGGCCGAGGCCGCTTCAGGCCAGCTTGTAAAGAAGGGTCTTCTTCAGGAGGGCGATACGTTTCACTACCGGGTGTCCGCGCGACAAAAGAACGGAGAGGATGCGGCGGGAAACCGCCGCATCCTGCTCCGGGAAGCCGGCGCGCCGCTGGCGGTCCACGCCGGCAGCCTCGCCGCGTACTTGACTCGGGCTACCGTGTCCGGGCCGGATGCGGCGGATGACATTCCCGTATTCTTCCCGACCGCGGTGCTCGACCGGATCGGCGCCCTGGTGCGCGCCGCGGGCCCGTGCGAGACCGGCGGCATGCTTCTTGGCCGCCTCTGCCGCGACGAAGCCGCCAGCGAATTGTTCGCGGAAGTAACGGCGCAGTTGCCCGCCCTGCACACGGAGGCGGACAGCGCGTCGCTCACGTTCACGGGCGAAACCTGGTCCGCGGCGCGGGACGCCATCCGGCTCCGCGGCGACACCGAAATATTACTCGGCTGGTATCATAGTCATCCTGCTAAGGAGTGGTGTAAGGACTGCCCGCCGGAGAAGCGGCGCGTCTGCTCTCTCGAATGCTTTTTCAGCGCGGCCGACCGTCAGGTGCACCAAACCCTGTTCCCCCACTGCTACAGCATCGCACTCGTGGCAACGGACGGGCAAAGGGGCCTGCGGTACGACCTTTACGGCTGGCGCCGCACGCAGATTGTGCAGCGGGGTTATCACACGCTTGCGAATTCGCATGGCGCGGCGGCTATGCCCGCGCCTCAGGAGGAATAA